From a single Desulfitobacterium chlororespirans DSM 11544 genomic region:
- a CDS encoding Fic/DOC family protein, translating to MQRFEYCYPGTNVLKNKLGIRDQERLFGMERSLTFFRLEQLRKQPNLGKFDLTHLQKIHQHIFQDIYEWAGQIRSEDIAKGKSIFALRQFIEPLCNDLFKELRNENYLKGLAINQFSERLAYYTSEINAYHPFREGNGRTTREFIRCLAKDAGYELSYSEIDKGQLMDAYIDSFQGDNSQLAKLYREHLKPIIQDQERTLQADEVSLDTQEMDDDWDYEL from the coding sequence ATGCAACGGTTTGAGTATTGTTATCCAGGAACCAATGTATTGAAAAATAAATTAGGGATTCGGGATCAGGAGAGGCTCTTTGGTATGGAAAGAAGCCTCACTTTTTTTAGGCTAGAGCAACTGAGGAAACAGCCAAATTTAGGTAAGTTTGATTTAACTCATCTGCAGAAGATTCATCAACATATCTTTCAGGACATCTATGAATGGGCCGGCCAAATCCGGTCCGAAGATATCGCGAAGGGCAAATCTATTTTTGCCCTTCGTCAATTTATTGAGCCTTTATGCAACGATCTTTTTAAGGAATTGAGAAATGAAAATTACCTTAAAGGGCTGGCCATCAATCAATTTAGTGAACGGCTAGCATATTACACATCAGAAATCAATGCCTATCATCCGTTCCGGGAAGGGAATGGCCGCACAACCAGGGAATTCATCCGCTGTTTGGCGAAGGACGCCGGGTATGAGCTGAGTTATTCGGAAATTGATAAAGGTCAGCTGATGGATGCTTATATCGACTCGTTTCAAGGGGATAATTCACAACTTGCAAAGTTATACCGGGAACACTTGAAACCCATTATCCAGGACCAGGAGCGAACGCTTCAAGCAGACGAAGTAAGTTTAGACACTCAGGAAATGGACGATGATTGGGATTATGAATTATAG
- a CDS encoding antitoxin VbhA family protein → MKSNEKLSPEKIQKILDDGKASMAIEGFEVTEKEEELVRQYLEGALSEEEVIKRIKGGL, encoded by the coding sequence ATGAAATCCAATGAAAAACTGTCTCCCGAGAAGATACAAAAGATTTTGGATGATGGCAAAGCCAGCATGGCCATCGAAGGCTTTGAAGTGACTGAAAAGGAAGAGGAACTTGTTAGACAATATCTTGAGGGGGCCTTGTCAGAAGAGGAGGTTATCAAACGAATTAAAGGTGGGTTATGA
- a CDS encoding helix-turn-helix domain-containing protein gives MTLGSRIREYRLKRGLTQSQIAEKLNMTESNFSSYERDKSVPPSEVLNKIADYLNVSTDYLLGRKKLKLTKIYYEEVTVGQRIKELRKEKRLTQQALAKYLDISQQAIVRWESGTSEPSSSKLAKLCQVFNVSSDYVLGLTENSLSNQICRTYEAKDESYHLVKDIQNLSPQNRALLEGIVNLMKNLQ, from the coding sequence ATGACTTTAGGTTCAAGGATTAGAGAATATAGGCTTAAGCGCGGCTTAACCCAAAGTCAAATAGCTGAAAAATTAAATATGACTGAATCAAACTTCTCTAGTTATGAAAGAGATAAGAGTGTGCCGCCAAGTGAAGTATTAAATAAAATTGCTGATTATCTTAATGTTTCGACAGACTATCTTCTTGGACGTAAAAAGTTGAAATTGACTAAGATCTATTATGAAGAAGTTACGGTGGGCCAAAGAATCAAAGAACTGCGCAAAGAAAAACGCTTGACTCAGCAAGCGTTAGCTAAATATTTAGATATATCACAACAAGCTATAGTAAGGTGGGAGTCAGGTACTTCAGAACCAAGTTCAAGCAAGTTAGCAAAATTATGTCAGGTTTTTAACGTATCCAGTGATTACGTTCTAGGGCTAACGGAAAATTCGCTTAGTAATCAGATATGCAGAACTTATGAGGCAAAGGATGAGAGCTATCACTTGGTTAAAGATATTCAAAACCTGTCACCACAAAACAGAGCTTTGTTGGAAGGCATTGTTAACCTAATGAAAAATCTACAATGA
- a CDS encoding helix-turn-helix domain-containing protein, giving the protein MEKIQTTVEPKNAEIKWENQPLILSVEQLAGLLEVGEHQIYNLARTKDFPARRFGRIIKISRDAFRQWMGEEINKPVEGGWQSESSALSIVRQTPG; this is encoded by the coding sequence ATGGAAAAAATTCAAACCACAGTAGAGCCCAAAAACGCTGAAATCAAATGGGAAAATCAGCCCTTGATCCTATCCGTTGAACAATTAGCTGGACTGCTTGAAGTAGGGGAGCACCAGATTTATAACCTGGCCCGGACTAAAGATTTTCCGGCTAGGCGCTTCGGAAGAATCATTAAAATCTCTCGTGATGCTTTTCGTCAGTGGATGGGGGAAGAGATCAATAAGCCGGTTGAAGGAGGATGGCAAAGTGAATCAAGTGCGTTGTCCATCGTGCGGCAAACTCCTGGCTGA
- a CDS encoding helix-turn-helix transcriptional regulator, protein MIKSEPRLWLIEKRGANNQQEVASKAGIDRSFYSQIENGSRNPSVNTAKKIAKALNFEWTLFFNQYGGDRQQ, encoded by the coding sequence ATGATAAAGAGTGAGCCTAGACTTTGGTTAATAGAAAAAAGGGGCGCTAATAATCAACAAGAGGTGGCCTCAAAGGCCGGAATAGATAGGTCGTTTTATTCTCAAATAGAAAATGGTTCTAGGAATCCTAGTGTGAATACTGCCAAAAAGATTGCTAAGGCACTTAACTTTGAATGGACTCTTTTTTTTAATCAGTATGGTGGCGATAGGCAACAATAA
- a CDS encoding helix-turn-helix domain-containing protein → MLGKRLTELRKGKHLTQEQFSSLINVSRATYAQYEIDRRQPDYETLQNIANFYNVSTDYLLGRTHEVIGETLISYNDPTEKIKAAITSDPELAEFWEELSQREDLQLMFKQTRDLSPQSIKKVIKIIKAIEDEESEE, encoded by the coding sequence GTGTTAGGGAAAAGACTCACTGAATTAAGAAAAGGTAAACATTTAACTCAGGAACAATTTTCCTCATTAATAAATGTTTCCAGAGCAACATATGCTCAATACGAAATTGATAGAAGACAACCTGATTATGAAACCTTACAGAACATTGCCAATTTTTATAATGTCTCAACTGATTATCTTTTAGGACGAACACATGAAGTTATTGGAGAAACTCTAATCAGTTACAATGACCCTACAGAAAAAATAAAAGCCGCCATCACTAGCGATCCCGAATTGGCTGAGTTTTGGGAAGAACTTTCCCAGCGAGAAGACCTCCAGCTGATGTTTAAACAAACTCGTGACCTCTCTCCCCAATCCATAAAAAAGGTCATCAAAATCATAAAAGCGATTGAAGACGAAGAGTCCGAAGAATAA
- a CDS encoding deoxyguanosinetriphosphate triphosphohydrolase family protein, with the protein MTTYREQQENWEEQFLSPNAKKSKYAGRWQKEEPDAYRTNYQRDIGRILYSDAFRRLRLKTQVFSATGLNQHNRTRLTHSLEVAQIAKSIARPLNLNTDLTEAIALGHDLGHTPFGHAGEDALQKCLEGITTFNHNAQSVWILQKTLCHRKNLQGKPYPGFNLTYDVVEGVWKHTSYQKTVGEFKELENLNPEQPASLEGQVVDISDGIAYLMHDIDDGIRNKLLRLEELKDVWLKNTDLPFNDNWGHVFIYDSISYNQNKDEIQFSPHVSELYEVIKALALEKIIKSSAVKEADQYGKDIVSTIYEYCLHHPEYVLNKFERRNRYISDKYGIERVIVDYIQWLGDETAEAVYNKIINGKSPEFEPHKQIYEEEVAIL; encoded by the coding sequence ATGACAACTTACAGAGAACAACAGGAGAATTGGGAAGAACAGTTTTTAAGCCCTAATGCAAAAAAATCTAAATATGCAGGACGCTGGCAAAAGGAAGAACCAGATGCCTATCGAACGAATTACCAGCGCGATATCGGAAGGATTCTTTATTCTGATGCTTTTCGCAGACTACGTTTAAAAACTCAGGTTTTTTCGGCGACAGGGCTTAATCAACATAATAGAACGCGGCTAACCCACTCTTTAGAAGTAGCACAAATCGCAAAATCCATTGCCCGGCCGTTAAATCTTAATACTGACTTAACGGAAGCCATTGCATTAGGTCACGATCTTGGGCACACTCCTTTCGGCCATGCCGGAGAAGACGCTTTGCAAAAATGCTTAGAAGGAATAACGACATTTAACCATAATGCGCAAAGCGTATGGATTCTCCAGAAAACCCTATGCCACAGAAAAAATCTCCAAGGAAAACCATATCCTGGATTTAATTTAACCTATGATGTCGTTGAAGGAGTCTGGAAACATACCTCTTATCAAAAAACTGTTGGAGAGTTTAAAGAGTTAGAAAATCTTAACCCTGAGCAGCCAGCTTCACTAGAGGGACAAGTAGTTGATATCTCCGACGGAATTGCCTATTTAATGCATGATATAGATGATGGCATTCGAAATAAGTTACTAAGGCTAGAAGAATTGAAAGACGTTTGGCTTAAAAACACGGATCTCCCCTTCAACGATAATTGGGGTCATGTCTTTATTTACGATAGTATTTCTTATAATCAAAACAAAGACGAAATCCAGTTCAGTCCACATGTCAGTGAACTCTATGAAGTCATTAAAGCTTTGGCCCTTGAAAAGATTATCAAATCAAGTGCTGTTAAAGAAGCAGACCAGTATGGAAAGGATATCGTTTCAACGATATATGAATACTGCCTTCATCACCCCGAATATGTCTTAAACAAATTTGAACGCAGGAACCGTTACATATCCGACAAATACGGGATTGAAAGAGTTATTGTTGACTATATACAGTGGCTTGGGGATGAAACAGCAGAAGCTGTTTATAACAAAATTATCAATGGTAAGTCACCTGAGTTTGAACCACATAAACAAATTTATGAAGAAGAAGTGGCTATTCTGTAA
- a CDS encoding tyrosine-type recombinase/integrase has protein sequence MSQEKTKPKNPSKKKKGQRADGRLEKKLTVGYDPLTGKPIRKSIYGNTKSELDDNLTDFKYKLKNGEYNIAIKETKDETFGEWLLTYLRLYKKPKVRPETYTDYVDLSKKHIIPLLGHFLLTKIETLTLQEFFNYKAENGRIDGKEGGLSTRRLHMMYQQINGALAKAKRLKKIPSNPAEEIELPSLVYQEFDTYSPDEVDLYLAALKEDRLYALFLLELTTGLRKGELLGIPDHCFDPNKGTVKIIQTIKRKKLDGEEKSRLIFSEPKSTKSKRELPLLPAVVKQIKRFQAIKRQEKLLLGPEYTDSGLLFTTPLGTPIEPRNLNKKHSRIIKAAGIKSIRIHDLRHTVATILLDDGENPVNVSSLLGHAKTSTTLDIYGHSSLEGKAKAVSRLSNKIKAVK, from the coding sequence ATGTCTCAAGAGAAAACCAAGCCAAAAAATCCTTCAAAGAAAAAGAAAGGCCAACGAGCCGATGGGCGGTTAGAAAAAAAATTAACCGTCGGATATGATCCACTCACCGGTAAGCCTATACGAAAATCTATCTACGGCAATACCAAGTCAGAGCTTGATGATAACTTGACTGATTTCAAATATAAACTCAAAAACGGTGAATACAATATTGCCATAAAAGAAACCAAAGATGAAACCTTTGGTGAGTGGCTTCTGACCTACCTACGCCTCTATAAGAAGCCCAAAGTCCGTCCTGAAACCTATACCGACTATGTAGACCTTTCTAAAAAGCATATCATTCCCCTTCTCGGACACTTTCTTTTGACCAAAATAGAAACCCTTACCCTCCAAGAGTTCTTCAATTACAAGGCAGAAAACGGCCGCATAGATGGAAAAGAAGGAGGCCTTTCAACTCGCCGTCTGCATATGATGTATCAACAAATCAATGGCGCTCTGGCCAAAGCGAAAAGGCTCAAAAAAATACCATCAAATCCTGCTGAAGAAATTGAGCTGCCATCCCTCGTCTATCAAGAATTTGATACGTATTCCCCTGATGAAGTGGATCTCTACCTTGCAGCACTCAAAGAAGACCGGCTTTATGCCCTTTTCCTGCTGGAGCTGACCACCGGCCTAAGAAAAGGCGAACTCTTAGGAATCCCAGATCACTGCTTTGATCCCAATAAAGGAACCGTTAAAATCATCCAAACCATCAAACGCAAGAAGCTGGATGGTGAAGAAAAGTCCAGGCTTATTTTTTCCGAGCCGAAGTCCACAAAAAGCAAACGCGAGCTTCCCTTGCTCCCAGCGGTGGTTAAACAAATCAAGCGTTTCCAGGCCATTAAGAGGCAAGAGAAACTTCTGTTAGGCCCAGAGTATACCGACAGCGGATTACTCTTCACAACGCCCCTAGGAACGCCTATAGAGCCACGTAACCTGAATAAGAAGCACAGCCGTATTATTAAGGCTGCAGGCATCAAATCAATCCGTATACATGATTTGAGACATACTGTAGCCACAATTTTACTGGACGACGGAGAAAACCCTGTTAACGTGAGCAGCCTCCTGGGGCATGCTAAAACCAGCACAACATTGGATATATATGGCCATAGTTCACTGGAAGGAAAGGCCAAAGCCGTATCCCGATTGAGTAATAAAATAAAAGCTGTAAAATAA
- a CDS encoding type II toxin-antitoxin system RelB/DinJ family antitoxin yields the protein MAQTTLNVRIDESVKQQFDAFCTDVGMNSSVAVNLFVKAVLRERRIPFEIAASDDPFYFQANQERLKKSLEQLNTGKGTVHELIEVTGD from the coding sequence ATGGCTCAAACAACACTTAACGTACGTATAGATGAATCAGTGAAGCAGCAATTTGACGCCTTTTGCACGGATGTGGGTATGAATTCTTCTGTCGCGGTCAATTTGTTTGTCAAAGCGGTTCTTCGTGAGCGCCGTATTCCCTTTGAAATCGCAGCAAGTGATGATCCTTTTTACTTTCAGGCCAATCAGGAGAGGCTCAAAAAATCCCTTGAACAACTTAACACTGGTAAAGGAACTGTTCATGAATTGATCGAGGTGACAGGTGATTAA
- a CDS encoding Txe/YoeB family addiction module toxin: MIKVWSDEAWEDYLYWQTQDKKTLNRINRLIQDIDRNDHAGIGKAEPLKHEYHGCWSKRIDETNRLVYRIENGRLEILQCRTHYGDK; this comes from the coding sequence GTGATTAAGGTTTGGTCTGATGAAGCTTGGGAAGATTACCTATATTGGCAGACACAAGACAAAAAAACGCTGAATCGGATCAATAGGCTGATACAGGATATTGACCGCAACGATCATGCCGGTATAGGAAAGGCCGAACCCTTGAAGCATGAGTACCATGGCTGCTGGAGCAAGCGTATCGACGAAACAAACCGCCTAGTTTATCGCATTGAGAATGGCCGACTAGAAATCCTCCAGTGCCGAACACATTACGGCGACAAGTAA
- a CDS encoding energy-coupling factor ABC transporter substrate-binding protein — MKSKKPTVIILLLIVFLIAIVPLFVLQGAEFGGSDTAGSEMVDEITGGEYEPWFTPPMESWIGGELPGEIESLLFCVQTGIGVGIITFIMGRFVERKKYEQNHTAQ, encoded by the coding sequence ATGAAAAGTAAAAAACCTACAGTTATCATTTTATTGCTGATTGTTTTTTTAATTGCCATTGTGCCGCTATTTGTCCTTCAGGGCGCAGAGTTTGGAGGATCTGACACTGCGGGCAGCGAGATGGTCGACGAGATTACAGGCGGCGAATATGAACCCTGGTTTACACCTCCGATGGAAAGCTGGATTGGCGGAGAGCTGCCAGGCGAAATCGAAAGTTTGTTATTCTGTGTTCAGACGGGGATCGGTGTCGGCATAATCACTTTCATAATGGGTAGATTTGTCGAAAGGAAAAAGTACGAACAAAATCATACAGCTCAATAA
- a CDS encoding energy-coupling factor ABC transporter permease translates to MKRNQKFILSLSILVSLLFGITPSAQAMHIMEGYLPPTYAILWGVIALPFLVAGWFSIRKTLKENRRSITILAIAGAFIFVISSLKIPSVTGSCSHMTGTGLGAILFGPSAVAILGIIVLIFQAILLAHGGLTTLGANTFSMGIAGPFVAFGIYKLCQALKINKYVGIFLAASIGDLFTYCVTSIQLALAFPSAQGGVAASAIKFLTVFAPTQVPLAIVEGILTVLIIMGLETYAKSELTALGFLKGGLKYEK, encoded by the coding sequence AGCCCAGGCGATGCACATTATGGAGGGCTATTTACCGCCAACATACGCTATTCTTTGGGGCGTTATAGCCCTACCGTTCTTAGTGGCGGGTTGGTTTTCCATTAGGAAAACATTAAAAGAGAACCGTAGATCGATCACCATCCTTGCCATAGCAGGGGCATTCATTTTTGTAATTTCATCTTTAAAAATTCCCTCGGTCACCGGTAGCTGTTCACATATGACTGGAACAGGGCTGGGCGCGATTTTATTCGGGCCAAGCGCTGTCGCCATCTTGGGCATCATCGTGCTGATTTTCCAGGCTATTCTACTCGCTCATGGCGGCCTTACAACACTTGGTGCCAACACGTTTTCCATGGGTATCGCCGGTCCATTCGTCGCCTTCGGTATCTACAAACTGTGTCAGGCGCTGAAGATCAATAAATACGTGGGAATTTTTCTCGCGGCGTCTATCGGCGACTTATTCACTTACTGCGTCACAAGCATTCAGTTGGCCTTGGCATTTCCATCCGCACAGGGCGGTGTTGCAGCCTCCGCCATTAAATTCCTAACCGTTTTTGCCCCCACCCAGGTACCCCTGGCTATTGTTGAAGGCATTTTAACCGTTCTGATCATTATGGGTCTTGAAACATACGCAAAATCTGAATTGACTGCCCTTGGCTTTTTAAAAGGAGGCTTAAAATATGAAAAGTAA